A region of Anguilla rostrata isolate EN2019 chromosome 10, ASM1855537v3, whole genome shotgun sequence DNA encodes the following proteins:
- the cenpe gene encoding centromere-associated protein E isoform X10 — MTEESAVKVCVRVRPLIQREEASTENSEPVALYWKADKQAIHQIDDGSVTKTFSFDRVFSAEESTNQLYQDIAKPLVVSAVEGYNGTIFAYGQTSSGKTFTMMGSNRIPGVIPLAMEDVFQTIKNCPKKEFLLRVSYMEIYNETVTDLLCDSWKRKPLEIREGNYKNVYVADLTEELVTSAEQALSWIRKGEKNRHYGKTKMNQRSSRSHTIFRMILESRERSDPASGENADGAIIVSHLNLVDLAGAERASQTGAEGARLKEGCNINRSLFTLGQVIKKLSDENQGGFTNYRDSKLTRILQNSLGGNAKTVIICTITPATVEETISTLQFASAAKRMKNDPHVTEVSDDGALLRRYRNEIVDLKRRLQEVSSVTQTTATEKEVLAQLLQEKDQLQREQQDRIRNLTKIIVTSSNFVVAEKKVPKRRVTWGGKLFRPVQSGDFHIGDAEFGPSEPSVKKRKADLSVLLEQDDDSTEFDSQWETPDDIQFDIEMNQSNVTIRSVTDSDFPSPSRLGELSEKVASLEMQLQMETQQKQEAVEMSSSLEKRVAELEKQLEVQEQELLKDPQEEELGEPSEKVASLEMQLQMETQQKQEAVEMSTSLEKRVAELEKQLEVQEQELLKDPQEEYKKDLGDTIQLCEALVSEKANIAAERDLIKQELSILKDENLLLRRDKDHLLKEIEEKREMQEFSSLEQESAKQYEIELLAEISSIKKVAEKSVACVQKLEADMSAMSTLLKRKEEVIKELQNINGKDLVQENQQLRRSLADAEELSRETKKEWAFLRSDNLSLKERDSSMSTDYEKMKNEVTALCSKLEVEKSRFKKMQVDLQKELQGAFEENTKLTTLLDGKVPKNLIDSIELERTVTGLKKELEMHQEQESFLQSKVEELEALKDLPVQVESLKKQICDLTEELCAARAEKDCLLSAQTSSDAEIGRLTAEVQQAQDQLAEAQAKLSDAEIREDHLSQQHLDITQQAEELKAELKNLTEEKCQLLNTVEELNMKAERSREHETSIEGKLLEQQLLVKDLENKLEETQESSTHAEEHFKEISKQHQDQITQLSEELQLVRSERDALQSERTNTGHLSEEEQEKLRSQVTSLSEERDQLQEILEGVREERNQLKRDLQEKEEMVVQVQEELRQHLNSGHQALEETAQTELQQKIQQLAEELEGVREERTKLQSDLQENMETATETKNLLQSTQEELKQQQQLNTDLKMQSSDIESHLEQIKQLSEELQLVRSERDALLSERTNTGHLSEEEQEKLCLHVTSLTEERDQLQEILEGVREERNQLKGELQEKEEMMIENREELRAAEDLMRSQQENIQHLETQVAQVESVTAVSSVVCDRDQPNTDDLQDQATETLNLLHSIQEELKQQQQLNVELKKQSSEIESQLEQQITQLNEELQLVRSERDALQSERTNTGHLSEEEQEKLRSHVTSLTEERDQLQEILEGVREDRNQLKVNLQEKEEMVVQIHEELRQQKHLASEHEALGESEQAELQQQIQQLNEELEGVKADRSQLKCDMQENVEMMIENQDELRAAQDKIRKQQEVVQDLKTQILQLKSKLVNVNGAEDNLTNLEDLQDQITQLSEELQLVRSERDALQSERTNTGHLSEEEQEKLCSQVTSLTEERDQLQEILEGVREERNQLKRDLQEKEEVSVEGQAELLSAQEELKLQQQLNSDLQAQISEKESRLEQQVAQVQEELRQQQHLNSEHQALREREQAELHQQIQQLTAELEGVREERTKLQSDLQENTEMAKETQNLLHSIQEDLKQQQVLNADLKTQNSEIETRLEQQITQLSEELQLVRSERDALQSERTNTTHLSEEEQEKLHSQVTSLTEERDQLQEVLEGVREERSQLKRDLLEKEEMLAQVQKQLLEKGHLNAEQQTLREKEQAEFQQQIQKLAEELEGVREECQQKAELEKASQEALSEANAAIASLREQIRDLEEKSSPAGQGGERLRARLEESELELQKVLEKFQKFADSAAGALKSLEQPLKDASLVQNELAFQVLASIPKPLRALYVEFRKSTDGISDLLWRTARGSAGVAQLHRQQLEAQASQDAACFEESRLQDLLIRAAGDPGDLLAATSDDFRQVWDQRLHELLERREQKLQEMNSVLAELEEGVARNAATVSEELPEQQRTNEELRALVTAPTLDLAALESLLERERARRTLVLQSKKAVFLNLQNEYFKMGSDLKAFKAQASQQLKEERSRSLTLLQKRESGPAKSEAELLQSLQELTLKLQQSETLVKAVQTRAGELEEAQARAEDRVSKHKEATQLLQTELQDVCAQLKEKEGAVRGLEGMLRESEAQVKRGMAPSAVELDEMKNKLIKMELELTARASTHQEELEKMTSMLDHKEEALRKLKEALRKTQQQGDESFMEESIYAKGTATIGGRTVQSSIVMEKNRLEEEVKQLKKKIVQLESLISSQQLEITKWKTRATKLKENRKEGVKAEMPLSPHTPTKRRRPITSEGHILDSPKSKFFDARSVSESVSANCPKQFFDNSTLGNVPEVLYPPTMPELGSPESPEIDLNAAVEDKNAEWWPMSPTQSDNCKTQ, encoded by the exons atgacagaagaatCTGCAGTTAAAGTCTGCGTGAGGGTTCGACCGTTAATACAAAG ggAGGAGGCGAGTACGGAAAATTCAGAGCCAGTCGCTTTGTATTGGAAAGCGGATAAACAAGCTATACATCAGATAGACGATGGCAGTGTTACGAAGACCTTCAGCTTTG ATAGGGTTTTCAGTGCGGAAGAATCAACAAATCAGCTGTACCAAGACATTGCAAAGCCCCTTGTTGTTTCTGCTGTGGAAGGGTACAATG GGACAATATTTGCCTACGGACAAACTTCTTCCGGAAAGACCTTTACCATGATGGGGAGCAATCGCATCCCTGGGGTGATACCACTGGCCATGGAAGATGTCTTCCAGACAATTAAAAAC TGTCCAAAAAAAGAGTTTCTTCTGAGGGTGTCCTATATGGAAATCTACAATGAGACCGTTACGGACTTGCTCTGTGATAGCTGGAAGAGAAAACCACTGGAAATCCGAGAAGGGaactat aaaaatgtttatgtgGCTGATCTGACTGAGGAGTTGGTGACATCTGCTGAACAAGCCCTCTCTTGGATCAGAAAAGGAGAAA agaatcGTCATTATGGGAAGACCAAAATGAACCAACGGAGCAGTCGCTCGCATACCATTTTCCGCATG ATTTTGGAAAGCCGTGAACGCAGTGATCCGGCTTCGGGTGAAAACGCCGATGGCGCCATCATTGTGTCACATCTG AACTTGGTTGACTTGGCTGGTGCGGAAAGGGCTAGCCAAACAGGAGCTGAGG GAGCTCGACTCAAAGAAGGATGCAATATAAATCGCAGCTTGTTCACCCTTGGGCAGGTGATCAAGAAGTTGTCTGATGAGAATCAAGG GGGCTTCACAAATTACAGGGACAGTAAACTTACCAGAATTCTCCAAAACTCATTGGGTGGCAATGCTAAAACTGTCATCATCTGTACCATCACTCCTGCAACGGTAGAGGAAACAATCAGCACTCTACAG TTTGCCAGTGCTGCAAAGCGCATGAAAAATGATCCCCACGTCACAGAGGTTTCGGACGACGGAGCCCTGCTTAGGAgatacagaaatgaaattgtGGACCTGAAGCGACGTCTGCAAGAG GTTTCTTCTGTCACACAAACAACGGCGACCGAGAAGGAGGTTTTGGCCCAGCTGCTGCAAGAAAAGGATCAGCTTCAACGGGAACAACAGGACAGGATTAGAAACTTGACCAAAATCATAGTCACCTCTTCCAACTTTGTTGTCGCTGAAAAAAAG GTTCCGAAGAGAAGAGTCACGTGGGGTGGCAAGCTTTTCAGGCCCGTGCAATCGGGCGACTTTCACATTGGAGACGCTGAGTTTGGCCCATCGGAACCATCTGTCAAGAAGAGAAAAGCGGATCTGTCGGTGTTGTTGGAACAGGATGATG aTAGCACGGAGTTCGATTCTCAATGGGAAACGCCGGACGATATCCAGTTCGACATAGAGATGAATCAGAGCAATGTTACGATACGAAGCGTAACTGACAG TGACTTCCCCTCTCCCAGCCGGCTGGGTGAACTTAGCGAGAAGGTTGCCAGCCTGGAAATGCAGCTGCAAATGGAGACCCAGCAGAAGCAGGAAGCTGTTGAAATGAGCTCATCTCTGGAGAAGAGGGTGGCAGAGCTGGAGAAACAGCTGGAGGTCCAAGAACAAGAGTTGCTCAAAGATCCACAGGAGGAG GAGCTGGGTGAACCTAGCGAGAAGGTTGCCAGCCTGGAAATGCAGCTGCAAATGGAGACCCAGCAGAAGCAGGAAGCTGTTGAAATGAGCACATCTCTGGAGAAGAGGGTGGCAGAGCTGGAGAAACAGCTGGAGGTCCAAGAACAAGAGTTGCTCAAAGATCCACAGGAGGAG TACAAGAAGGATCTGGGAGACACCATCCAACTTTGTGAAGCACTTGTATCTGAAAAG GCAAATATTGCTGCCGAGCGTGATCTCATCAAGCAGGAATTGAGCATCTTGAAGGATGAAAACTTGCTCTTGAGGCGAGACAAGGATCATCTCCTGAAGGAGATCGAGGAGAAGCGAGAGATGCAGGAATTTAGTTCTCTGGAACAGGAGAGCGCCAAACAGTATGAG ATTGAACTGCTTGCTGAAATTTCCAGTATAAAGAAGGTAGCAGAGAAGTCTGTTGCTTGTGTTCAAAAGCTTGAG gctgaTATGTCTGCCATGTCAACTCTGCTTAAACGGAAGGAGGAGGTTATAAAGGAATTACAGAATATT AACGGCAAAGATTTAGTCCAGGAGAATCAGCAGTTGAGACGATCCCTGGCTGATGCTGAGGAGTTGAGTCGTGAGACGAAGAAGGAGTGGGCCTTTCTGCGCAGTGACAATCTCTCACTGAAGGAGAGGGAT TCATCGATGAGCACAGACTACGAGAAGATGAAGAACGAGGTGACAGCCCTTTGCAGTAAACTAGAGGTGGAGAAATCTCGCTTTAAGAAGATGCAGGTTGATCTACAGAAGGAGCTACAGGGGGCCTTTGAAGAGAACACCAAATTGACCACCCTTCTTGATGGAAAAGTCCCCAAAA ATCTTATTGACAGTATTGAACTGGAGAGGACAGTCACTGGTTTGAAGAAAGAGCTTGAGATGCATCAGGAGCAGGAGAGCTTCCTGCAGTCTaaggtggaggagctggaggctctGAAGGACCTCCCAGTTCAAGTTGAAAGTTTAAAGAAACAG ATTTGCGACCTTACAGAAGAGCTTTGTGCTGCTCGGGCTGAGAAGGACTGCCTGCTCTCTGCTCAGACCAGCAGTGATGCAGAAATCGGGAGGCTAACGGCTGAAGTCCAGCAAGCCCAGGACCAGCTGGCTGAAGCGCAAGCCAAGCTAAGCGACGCAGAAATCAGGGAGGATCATCTGTCCCAGCAGCATCTCGACATCACCCAGCAGGCCGAGGAACTAAAAGCAGAGTTGAAGAACCTCACGGAAGAAAAATGCCAACTTCTCAACACTGTGGAAGAACTAAACATGAAG GCTGAGAGAAGCAGAGAACATGAGACTTCTATTGAAGGAAAGCTGCTTGAACAACAGCTTTTGGTGAAAGACTTGGAGAACAAACTTGAGGAAACTCAAGAGTCATCCACACATGCAGAAGAGCACTTCAAAGAGATTTCTAAGCAGCATCAAGACCAG ATTACGCAGCTGAGTGAGGAGCTTCAGCTGGTGCGCAGTGAGAGAGATGCTCTCCAGTCAGAGAGGACAAACACTGGTCATCTTTCAGAGGAGGAACAGGAGAAACTCCGCTCACAAGTCACCTCCCTCTCTGAGGAGAGAGACCAGCTCCAGGAGATActggagggagtgagagaggagagaaaccaGTTGAAGAGAGACCtgcaagagaaagaggagatg GTGGTGCAGGTCCAGGAGGAGCTGAGGCAGCATCTGAACTCTGGGCATCAGGCCCTTGAAGAGACAGCCCAAACTGAGCTTCAACAGAAG ATCCAGCAGTTGGCTGAGGAActggagggagtgagagaggagagaaccaAGCTACAGAGTGACCTGCAGGAGAACATGGAGACG GCCACAGAAACTAAAAATCTGCTTCAGTCTACCCAAGAGGAgttaaaacaacagcagcaacttAACACTGACCTCAAGATGCAAAGCTCAGATATTGAGAGCCATCTAGAACAG ATAAAGCAGCTGAGTGAGGAGCTTCAGCTGGTGCGCAGTGAGAGAGATGCTCTCCTATCAGAGAGGACAAACACTGGTCATCTTTCAGAGGAGGAACAGGAGAAACTTTGCTTGCATGTCACCTCTCTCACTGAGGAGAGAGACCAGCTCCAGGAGATActggagggagtgagagaggagaggaaccaGCTGAAGGGAGAACtgcaggagaaagaggagatg ATGATCGAGAATCGAGAGGAGCTGAGGGCTGCTGAAGACTTAATGAGATCCCAACAGGAAAATATTCAACACTTGGAGACTCAGGTTGCACAGGTGGAGTCGGTGACTGCCGTGAGCAGTGTTGTCTGTGACAGGGACCAACCCAACACAGACGACCTTCAAGATCAA GCCACAGAAACCCTAAATCTGCTTCACTCAATCCAAGAGGAGctgaaacaacagcagcaacttAATGTTGAGCTGAAGAAACAAAGCTCTGAAATTGAGAGCCAACTTGAACAACAG ATAACGCAGCTGAATGAGGAGCTTCAGCTGGTGCGCAGTGAGAGAGATGCTCTCCAGTCAGAGAGGACAAACACTGGTCATCTTTCAGAGGAGGAACAAGAGAAACTCCGCTCACATGTCACCTCCCTCACTGAGGAGAGAGACCAGCTCCAGGAGATActggagggagtgagagaggacaggaacCAGCTGAAGGTGaacctgcaggagaaggaggagatg GTGGTGCAGATCCATGAGGAACTGAGACAGCAAAAGCATCTGGCTTCAGAGCATGAGGCCCTGGGAGAAAGCGAACAAGCTGAGCTTCAACAGCAG ATCCAACAGCTTAATGAGGAGCTAGAGGGCGTGAAGGCAGACAGAAGCCAGTTGAAGTGTGACATGCAGGAGAATGTGGAGATG ATGATTGAAAATCAAGATGAACTGAGAGCAGCTCAAGATAAAATCCGAAAACAACAGGAAGTCGTTCAAGACCTGAAGACTCAGATATTACAGTTGAAGTCTAAGCTGGTGAATGTGAACGGGGCTGAAGATAACCTAACTAACCTGGAGGACCTTCAAGATCAA ATAACGCAGCTGAGTGAGGAGCTTCAGCTGGTGCGCAGTGAGAGAGATGCTCTCCAGTCAGAGAGGACAAACACTGGTCATCTTTCAGAGGAGGAACAGGAGAAACTCTGCTCACAGGTCACCTCCCTCACTGAGGAGAGAGACCAGCTCCAGGAGATActggagggagtgagagaggagaggaaccaGCTGAAGAGAGacctgcaggagaaggaggaggtg AGTGTAGAGGGACAAGCAGAGCTCCTCAGTGCCCAGGAGGAGCtgaaactgcagcagcagctgaactctgaccttcAGGCCCAGATCTCAGAGAAGGAGTCTCGGCTGGAGCAGCAG GTGGCGCAGGTCCAGGAGGAGCtgaggcagcagcagcacctgaaCTCCGAGCATCAGGccctgagggagagggagcaggccGAGCTTCATCAGCAG ATCCAGCAGTTGACTGCGGAGctggagggagtgagagaggagagaaccaAGCTACAGAGTGACCTGCAGGAGAACACTGAGATG GCCAAAGAAACTCAAAATCTGCTTCACTCTATTCAAGAGGACTTGAAACAACAGCAGGTGCTTAATGCTGACCTCAAGACACAAAACTCAGAAATTGAGACTCGCCTAGAACAGCAG ATAACGCAGCTGAGCGAGGAGCTTCAGCTGGTGCGCAGTGAGAGAGATGCTCTCCAGTCAGAGAGGACAAACACTACTCATCTTTCAGAGGAGGAACAGGAGAAACTCCACTCACAAGTCACCTCCCTCACTGAGGAGAGAGACCAGCTCCAGGAGGTActggagggagtgagagaggagaggagccagTTGAAGAGAGACCTGCTGGAGAAGGAAGAGATG CTTGCTCAGGTCCAGAAACAGTTGTTGGAGAAGGGACATCTGAATGCGGAGCAGCAGACCTtaagagaaaaagaacaagCGGAATTCCAGCAGCAG ATCCAGAAGCTGGCAGAGGAActggagggggtgagagaggagtgtcAGCAGAAGGCCGAACTGGAAAAGGCTTCTCAAGAG GCGCTGTCTGAAGCAAACGCAGCCATAGCCAGCCTGAGGGAGCAGATCCGTGACCTTGAAGAGAAAAGCAGCCCAgctgggcagggaggggagaggctcCGGGCCCGACTGGAGGAGTCCGAACTGGAGCTGCAG AAAGTTCTGGAGAAGTTCCAGAAGTTTGCCGACAGCGCCGCGGGCGCTCTGAAGAGCCTGGAGCAGCCGCTGAAGGACGCCTCGCTCGTTCAGAACGAGCTGGCCTTCCAGGTCCTGGCGTCCATCCCCAAGCCGCTCCGGGCCCTGTACGTGGAGTTCCGCAAGAGCACCGACGGCATCAGCGACCTCCTCTGGCGGACCGCG AGGGGCAGCGCGGGCGTGGCCCAGCTGCACAGGCAACAGCTGGAGGCCCAGGCCTCGCAGGACGCCGCCTGCTTCGAGGAGAGCCGCCTGCAGGACCTGCTGATCCGGGCCGCCGGGGATCCCGGCGACCTGCTCGCCGCGACCAGCGACGACTTCCGCCAGGTCTGGGACCAGCGGCTCCACGAGCTCCTGGAGAGAAGGGAGCAGAAACTGCAG GAAATGAACAGCGTGTTGGCCGAGCTGGAGGAGGGCGTGGCCAGGAACGCAGCCACCGTTTCCGAAGAGCTTCCCGAGCAGCAGAGGACCAACGAGGAGCTGCGGGCCCTGGTCACCGCCCCGACCCTTGACCTCGCGGCGCTCGAAAGCCTGCTGGAGCGCGAACGGGCGAGACGCACCCTGGTGCTGCAGAGCAAGAAGGCCGTTTTCCTG AACCTGCAGAATGAGTACTTCAAGATGGGGAGCGACCTGAAGGCCTTTAAAGCCCAGGCCAGCcagcagctgaaggaggagaggagcaggagccTGACGCTGCTGCAGAAACGGGAGAGCGGCCCGGCCAAGAGCGAGGCCGAGCTGCTGCAGAGCCTCCAGGAGCTCACGCTCAAGCTCCAGCAGTCGGAGACACTCGTCAAG GCGGTGCAGACGAGGGcgggggagctggaggaggcccaGGCCAGGGCGGAGGACAGGGTCTCCAAGCACAAGGAGGCCACGCAGCTCCTGCAGACGGAGCTCCAGGACGTCTGCGCCCagctgaaggagaaggagggcGCCGTCCGGGGCCTGGAGGGGATGCTCCGGGAGAGCGAG GCTCAGGTTAAGAGAGGCATGGCGCCCAGTGCTGTGGAGCTGGACGAGATGAAGAACAAGCTGATCAAAATGGAGCTGGAGCTAACGGCGCGCGCTTCCACACACCAAGAGGA GCTGGAGAAAATGACGTCCATGCTGGATCACAAAGAGGAGGCCTTGAGGAAGCTGAAGGAGGCCCTTCGGAAAACACAGCAGCAAGGCGATGAGTCAT tCATGGAAGAGTCCATCTATGCCAAGGGAACAGCCACCATCGGGGGGCGCACTGTCCAGAGCAGCATAGTCATGGAGAAAAACAGACTTGAAGAGGAAGTGAAGCAGCTGAAGAAGAAAATTGTCCAGCTCGAGAG